A DNA window from Camelina sativa cultivar DH55 chromosome 17, Cs, whole genome shotgun sequence contains the following coding sequences:
- the LOC104757640 gene encoding NAC domain-containing protein 12 encodes MADTKVNLSINGQSKVPPGFRFHPTEEELLHYYLRKKVNSQKIDLDVIREVDLNKLEPWDIQEECRIGSTPQNDWYFFSHKDKKYPTGTRTNRATVAGFWKATGRDKIICSCVRRIGLRKTLVFYKGRAPHGQKSDWIMHEYRLDDTPMTNGYSDVLTEDPMSYNEEGWVVCRVFRKKNYQKIDDCPKITLSSSPDDTEEEMRPTFHNTQNGNVLDHVLLCMNRTGSNICMPESQTITKSQLQDDILFMQLPSLETPKSESQVDQSFMTPNQLDPSPVKEKITGRPVCSNWASLDRLVAWQLNNGPHTCDRKSFDDEEEDGDTMMQRWDLHWNNDDNVDLWSSFTESSSSPSSLDPLLHLSV; translated from the exons atggCGGATACTAAGGTAAATCTGTCGATTAATGGACAATCAAAAGTGCCTCCAGGTTTCAGATTCCATCCCACCGAAGAAGAACTTCTCCATTATTATCTCCGTAAGAAAGTTAACTCTCAAAAGATCGACCTTGATGTGATTCGTGAAGTTGATCTTAACAAGCTTGAGCCTTGGGATATTCAAG AGGAATGTAGAATCGGTTCGACGCCGCAAAACGACTGGTACTTCTTCAGCCACAAAGACAAAAAGTATCCAACCGGGACCAGGACAAACCGGGCAACAGTTGCTGGATTCTGGAAAGCTACGGGACGTGACAAGATCATATGTAGTTGTGTCCGAAGGATTGGATTGCGGAAGACACTCGTGTTCTACAAAGGAAGAGCTCCTCACGGTCAGAAATCCGATTGGATCATGCATGAGTATCGCCTCGACGATACTCCAATGACTAAt GGTTACTCTGATGTCCTAACCGAAGATCCGATGAGTTATAACGAAGAAGGTTGGGTGGTATGTCGAGTTTTCAGGAAGAAGAACTATCAAAAGATCGACGATTGTCCTAAAATCACTCTATCTTCTTCACCTGACGACACGGAGGAAGAAATGAGGCCCACTTTTCACAACACTCAAAACGGCAACGTCTTAGACCATGTTCTTCTCTGCATGAACCGTACCGGTTCTAACATTTGCATGCCCGAGAGCCAAACAATTACCAAAAGTCAACTTCAAGACGATATCTTATTCATGCAACTCCCAAGTCTTGAGACACCCAAGTCTGAGAGCCAGGTCGACCAAAGTTTCATGACTCCAAACCAACTCGATCCCTCTCCCGTTAAAGAGAAGATAACCGGCAGACCTGTTTGCAGTAACTGGGCTAGTCTTGACCGGCTCGTGGCTTGGCAATTGAACAATGGTCCTCATACGTGTGATCGTAAgagttttgatgatgaagaagaagatggtgatacTATGATGCAGCGATGGGATCTTCATTGGAATAATGATGATAATGTCGATCTTTGGAGTAGTTTCACGGAGTCATCTTCGTCTCCTTCGTCTTTAGACCCTCTTCTTCATTTGTCTGTATGA
- the LOC104757641 gene encoding alcohol dehydrogenase-like 3 produces MAETQGKVITCKAAIAWGPKEPLVIQEICVDPPQKLEVRLKILYSSICHTDLGFWNGTNEAERAFPRILGHEAVGIVESVGEGVKDVKEGDYVIPTFNGECGECRVCTKEESNLCEKYQVDPMKRVMVNDGGTRFSTTTTKDGGSSQSQRIYHFLNTSTFTEYTVLDSACVVKIDPNAPLKQMSLLSCGVSTGVGAAWNSAKVKEGTTTAVFGLGSVGLAVAEGARARGASRIIGVDANASKFEKSKLMGVTDFVNPKDLTKPVHQMIREITGGGVDYSFECTGNVDVLREAFLSTHAGWGSTVLVGIYPTPRTLPLHPMELFEGRKIAGSVFGGFKPKSQLPNFAQQCMKGVVKLEPFITNELPFEKINDAFQLLRDGKSLRCILQIAKFLKR; encoded by the exons ATGGCGGAGACTCAAGGGAAGGTCATCACTTGCAAAG CTGCTATTGCGTGGGGTCCAAAAGAGCCGCTCGTCATACAAGAAATATGCGTCGATCCACCTCAGAAATTGGAAGTCCGGCTTAAAATCCTTTACTCCTCCATTTGCCATACCGATCTAGGATTTTGGAACGGCACG AACGAAGCTGAAAGAGCATTTCCAAGGATTCTTGGCCATGAAGCTGTCGG GATTGTGGAGAGTGTAGGAGAAGGAGTAAAAGATGTGAAAGAAGGAGACTATGTGATTCCGACTTTCAATGGAGAATGCGGTGAATGTAGAGTGTGTACGAAAGAAGAGAGTAATCTTTGTGAGAAATATCAGGTAGATCCAATGAAGAGAGTGATGGTGAATGATGGAGGGACGAGATTCTCAACCACCACAACCAAGGACGGTGGTTCGAGCCAGAGCCAACGCATTTATCACTTCCTTAACACCTCAACCTTCACTGAATACACCGTCTTGGACTCGGCATGCGTTGTCAAGATCGACCCTAATGCTCCTCTCAAGCAAATGAGCCTCTTGAGCTGTGGCGTCTCCACTG GGGTGGGAGCAGCTTGGAACTCTGCAAAAGTGAAGGAAGGAACAACGACTGCTGTCTTTGGATTGGGTTCTGTTGGACTTGCT GTGGCTGAAGGTGCAAGAGCAAGAGGAGCTTCTAGGATCATTGGTGTTGATGCTAACGCTTCAAAATTTGAGAAGA GTAAACTGATGGGAGTAACAGACTTCGTAAACCCTAAGGACTTAACTAAACCAGTTCATCAG atgatACGAGAGATAACGGGAGGAGGAGTGGACTATAGCTTCGAGTGCACAGGGAACGTTGATGTTCTTCGTGAAGCCTTTTTATCCACTCACGCC GGCTGGGGATCGACGGTGCTTGTAGGGATCTATCCGACGCCAAGAACATTGCCTCTTCACCCGATGGAGCTTTTCGAAGGCCGTAAAATCGCCGGTTCTGTTTTTGGCGGCTTCAAGCCCAAATCTCAACTTCCTAATTTTGCTCAACAATGCATGAAAGGG GTCGTGAAATTGGAACCTTTTATTACCAATGAGCTTCCATTTGAGAAGATCAACGATGCGTTTCAGCTGCTTCGTGATGGAAAATCTCTTCGATGTATTCTCCAGATCGCTAAATTTCTCAAGAGATGA